From Aspergillus fumigatus Af293 chromosome 3, whole genome shotgun sequence, a single genomic window includes:
- a CDS encoding NAD(P)/FAD-dependent oxidoreductase, with protein MALPQKILVVGGGVFGLSTALSLSQRHQDCQITLLEQSPIIPNPYGSSVDSSRIVRADYSHPVYAKLAAAAIDRWRNTEWGREGRYTQNGLMLVWTPGNEKAKNYATKSYHNVKQLEGDKVELLPSAADVMRIVPEYGKELNVAGGYINWGSGWADAAAGVRFAKKLLDEQGKVVFKTGEVDRLLLADGQSATSQRRVTGVVLTDGTTLTADLVILATGAWTGKLVDLRGRAISTGQAIAYMHISDEEQRRLENIPTVLNFANGIFIIPPRNNLLKIARHAYGYQNPKAVPIPGGNGVTMQVSLPENDVPVPLEGQEAFRTALKELLPSFAEREFVTTRVCWYTDTPTGDFIVDYHPDYAGLFLATGGSGHAYKFFPVLGDKVVDAIEGKLEPELRNLWKWPVKVDQSAFEGDGSRSGEQGLLLMEELAKSTKAQRKSVL; from the exons ATGGCGCTCCCTCAAAAGATCCTTGTCGTTGGTGGAGGTGTATTTGGCT TGTCGACCGCCCTATCGTTGTCGCAACGACACCAAGACTGCCAAATAACCCTGCTAGAACAATCTCCTATAATCCCTAACCCGTATGGTTCCTCCGTTGACAGTTCGCGAATCGTTCGCGCTGACTACTCGCATCCCGTTTATGCGAAACTCGCTGCTGCCGCCATTGACCGCTGGCGCAACACCGAATGGGGAAGGGAAGGTCGCTACACGCAGAACGGACTGATGCTCGTCTGGACGCCTGGCAATGAGAAGGCGAAAAACTATGCGACCAAGAGCTACCACAATGTCAAGCAGTTGGAGGGCGACAAGGTCGAACTACTCCCGTCGGCAGCTGATGTGATGCGGATCGTGCCAGAATATGGGAAGGAGTTGAATGTAGCCGGGGGCTACATCAACTGGGGCTCAGGCTGGGCAGATGCCGCAGCAGGCGTGCGATTCGCAAAGAAGCTACTGGACGAGCAGGGAAAGGTGGTTTTCAAAACCGGCGAGGTCGACAGGCTCCTTCTTGCCGATGGCCAGAGCGCCACCTCCCAGCGCAGAGTCACCGGTGTTGTCTTGACGGACGGCACGACACTCACGGCCGATCTTGTCATCCTTGCGACAGGCGCCTGGACAGGTAAGCTTGTCGACCTCCGCGGCAGGGCCATTTCAACCGGCCAAGCAATAGCATACATGCACATCTCAGACGAAGAGCAGCGCCGACTAGAGAACATCCCCACCGTCCTCAACTTCGCCAACGGCATCTTCATTATCCCGCCTCGAAATAACCTCCTCAAAATCGCCCGCCACGCCTACGGCTACCAGAACCCCAAGGCTGTTCCCATCCCTGGCGGCAACGGCGTCACAATGCAAGTAAGTCTGCCGGAGAACGACGTTCCCGTCCCTCTGGAGGGCCAGGAAGCTTTCAGAACAGCCCTCAAGGAGCTACTTCCCAGCTTCGCGGAGCGTGAGTTCGTTACAACCCGCGTGTGCTGGTACACCGACAC GCCCACTGGCGACTTCATCGTCGACTACCACCCTGACTACGCGGGCTTGTTCCTCGCCACAGGCGGCAGCGGTCACGCATACAAGTTCTTCCCTGTTCTGGGCGACAAAGTCGTTGACGCGATCGAAGGAAAGCTCGAGCCTGAGCTGCGCAATCTCTGGAAGTGGCCGGTCAAGGTCGACCAGAGCGCTTTCGAAGGGGACGGGAGCAGATCCGGGGAGCAGGGGCTTCTCCTGATGGAGGAGTTGGCCAAAAGTACGAAAGCTCAGCGGAAAAGCGTTTTATGA
- a CDS encoding class I SAM-dependent methyltransferase, producing the protein MTVLGVSALTISTYCGYLYASYRREVSNAKSLDVPQDVSDRYNRTAPNFDAEVEMSEKVMRMGKKRQDLVRKARGNVLEVSCGTGRNLEYYDLGERRGFDEDGKAVIRGCRSVTFVDLSPQMIEVARSKFKKLHPNFKNVTFRAQDAKDVVPPSAGEKPAYYDTIVQTMGLCSMPDPVGTLRHLGSITEPNKGQIFLLEHGRSYYDWLNNILDNLAPAHADRHGCWWNRDIGEIVRQSGLEIVEEKRWHFGTTWKYVLRPVRESQDAK; encoded by the coding sequence ATGACTGTTCTGGGAGTCTCAGCGCTCACCATCAGCACCTATTGCGGCTATCTCTACGCTTCCTATAGGCGGGAAGTAAGTAATGCGAAGTCACTTGATGTTCCCCAGGATGTATCAGACCGGTACAACCGCACCGCACCCAACTTTGACGCTGAAGTCGAAATGTCAGAGAAGGTGATGCGTATGGGCAAGAAACGACAAGACCTTGTCCGGAAGGCGCGCGGGAATGTCTTAGAGGTGAGCTGCGGTACAGGTCGTAACCTGGAGTATTACGACCTGGGGGAAAGACGCGGTTTTGATGAAGACGGAAAAGCAGTGATCCGGGGCTGTCGCTCCGTCACCTTTGTCGATCTTAGCCCGCAAATGATAGAAGTCGCACGCAgcaagttcaagaagctccATCCGAACTTCAAAAATGTGACGTTCCGTGCGCAGGATGCGAAGGACGTCGTTCCCCCCTCGGCGGGAGAGAAGCCAGCATACTACGATACCATCGTGCAGACCATGGGGTTATGTTCGATGCCGGATCCTGTAGGCACCCTGCGCCATTTGGGATCGATTACAGAACCGAACAAAGGGCAGATATTTCTGCTTGAGCATGGTCGGTCATACTACGACTGGCTAAACAATATCTTGGACAATTTGGCCCCTGCGCATGCGGACCGGCATGGGTGCTGGTGGAATCGGGATATTGGCGAGATTGTTCGGCAGAGTGGGTTGGAAATCGTGGAGGAGAAACGGTGGCACTTTGGGACAACCTGGAAGTATGTCCTGAGGCCAGTACGTGAAAGTCAGGATGCTAAATGA